In Spirosoma pollinicola, the genomic window TTATTAGTAGAAAATGCGGTGAAGCATAACCGAATGTCGGCAAAAGAGCCTCTGAAGGTGCATATTATGCTGGATCAGGATTGCCTTGTTGTCAAGAACAATTTGCAGCCCCGCCCGCAGTCAGAAACATCTACGGGTATGGGCTTACAAAACATCATAACCCGGTATGCCCTGCTCACCGCCCGCCCCGTTTGGGTGGGCGAAAGCGAAGGCAATTTTGTTGTGAAGGTTCCATTATTACTCAATGAGCGAATGAATGAATCCGCGAGTGACCGGGCAAGTGTTTCCCGATCATCATAGCCTGTATGCGCTATTCTCGCTGTCAATTATTCGAGCATCCCTATTACTTATATGAATGTAGTCATTATCGAAGATGAAAACCTGACAGCTAAACGGCTCGAAAGTTTGCTCCACAAATACGATTCGGCCATTACCGTTCTGGCCCGGATTCCATCGGTTGCCGAAGCCGTCAGTTGGTTTGATGAGTCGAATAGCCCTGTCGACTTGATCTTCATGGATATCCACCTCGAAGATGACCTTGGATTCCGCATCTTCGAACAAACACAGCTGACTACGCCAGTTATTTTTACAACGGCCTATGATGAATACATGATTCAGGCCTTTAAGGTCAATAGCATCGACTACCTGCTCAAACCCATCAATTACGATGAACTGGTGGCGGCCATTGAGAAATACAAAGCTTTGAAAAAGCAGTTTGGCCAGGCAACATCAACCTCCCACGACCTCGAAACACTCTTGAACCTGATTGGCAAATCGAAGCAAACCGATTATAAAGAACGGTTTATGATTACGGTTGGCACGAAGATTCGCAGCATCGAAACCGGCGACATCGCTTATTTTTACCTGGAAGAAAAGGTCGTTTTTTTAGTAACGAAAGACGGCCTGACGCTGCCCGTAGACTATAGTTTAGACAAACTGACGCAGGTCCTGAATCCACGTCGTTTTTTTCGCATCAGCCGCCAGTTTCTGGTGTCGTTGTCTGCCATTCAAACCATTCATACGTTTTCGGCGGGTAAGCTCAAACTTGATATGACGCCTAAATCGCGCCAGGAAGTCTTTGTTAGTGGCGACCGGATGACCGAGTTTAAAGAGTGGTTGGGAAAGTAAGCCCGTTTACCCGCAAGCACGATATGCGCCTTCATGAATTGATTCTTAACCTGATTCTGAGCAAATAACTACGTTCGTAAAACGAACAAGAAAGAGCGCCAGACGGGTAAGATCGGGAATGAAGGTGTACCTTTGTAGCATGGAGAACCCAAACCAGCCCCGTAAGCAACGTGGTCAGCGGACCGACGCTACTCTTACCGTTTCGGAACCCGCCGAACTAATGGCGTTTTTGATTGCTCAATTGCCGCATAAAAACCGGAACAATATCAAGTCACTGCTTGGCAACAAGCAGGTGCTGATTGATGGCAAAGTTTATACACAGTTCAATCATCCCCTGACACCGGGGCAAGTTGTAACCGTTGCCGGAAACCGGGCGCCCGAAACGTCGCAATACCGGGGCCTGACTATTTTATACGAAGACCAGAGTCTGATCGTCATCAATAAGCAGGCAGGTTTGCTGTCGATGGCAACCAATAAAGAGCGCGATCGCACAGCCTACGGTATCCTAAGCGACTACGTCAAAAAAGAGAACCCCAAAAACAAGATATTTATCATTCACCGACTCGACCGCGAAACGTCGGGTGTAATGATGTTTGCGCGAAGCGAAAACGTGCAGCGGCTGATGCAGGAGTCCTGGAATGCAACGACCAAAGAGCGGACTTATGTAGCCCTGGTAGAGGGCGTTCCCGAACCGGAACAAGGCCGCATTACATCCTATCTGCGTGAGAGTAAAGCCCTTATCGTTTACTCGAGCCAAAACCCCGATACAGGGCAGTTGTCTATCACTAACTATAAAGTACTGAAGGCAAACAACGGCTATTCGTTGCTGGAGCTGGAGCTGGAAACGGGCCGTAAGAACCAGATTCGGGTCCATATGCAGGACATTAAACACCCCATTGCGGGCGATGCCAAATACGGGGCCACCTCCGACCCCATCGGGCGGCTGGGCCTTCATGCCGAAACCCTGGCCTTCGAACACCCAATCACCGGCGCTCCCATGCGTTTCAGCGCCCCCGTACCCAAGCTGTTTCAGGCAGTGATGAAAACGGTGAGTGAGTAAGATAATGTATAATGAAAAATGGTTAATGAAGAATGAAAAAAGGCTGATTTCCAGACCGCAATTCATTCTTCATTAACCATTTTTCATTATACATTATCTTAGCTTACTTCACAATCCGGTACTTGAGCAGCACCCAGATTGCTTCGATACCGTCCAGCCATGAAATCTTTTTACCCTCGGCAATGGAGCGGGGATAATAACTTATGGGTAACTCCCGAATACGGATACCCCGTTTAGCTACTTTAGCGGTCACTTCGGGACAGAACTCAAAACGGGTACATTCGAGGGGAATAGACCGCAGAAAATTAGCGTCGAATACCTTGTAGCAAGTCGGCTCATCGGTGAGTCGCTGGTTGAAAAGCAGGTTCGTCAACAGTGTAACTACTTGTCCACCAATATAAAAGCTAAAATAGGAATGGCGATTTTCGGGTTTCAGGAACCGGGAGCCGTAGATAACTTTCTCCTTTCCTTCGGCAATAGGCCTTACCAGAAACAGATAATCCAGGGGTTCGTACTCTAAATCTGCGTCCTGTACAATAGCAATATCGCCCGTCATGTGCTTAATAGCCGTGCGAATGGCAGCCCCTTTACCCTGGTTGTGATCATGAAAAACAACACGAATGTTGGGTACTGACTCGAAGGTTGCCAGACGTTCGCGGGTACCGTCCGTCGAACCGTCGTCAACAATAATTATTTCTTTCGTTAGAGGAACAGCCTGTATTTTCTCAAGTAACGTATCAATAGACTTAATTTCGTTGTAAGCAGGAATAAGAACAGATAGCAGCATAAAGCAAAGATAAGCGATAACGGGCAAACAATTTTTCGGGTTACTTACGCACCCAGTATATCAACGGAAAGCGGGGATTTTTTACTTTAACAAAATTCTTTTGCAATCCCTCCCGCAGTTGGCGGATGGCATACGCATTGGCCGGTTGAGTTAACGCCGTACTATCGTCAATAACACTCGACCGATTTCCAAAAACAACGACCTTCAGACTGGTATCGGCCAGCGCGCGCCCATAGGTGTCAGGGTGTGACTCTATGTAGTGCGAGGTCTGCATCTCCGTAAAAATAAACGGAACATTAGGCTCCCGATCCGACAGGTAATACAAACTCATGCCATTATCGATCAGGAGTGCCTTTCCGGTCGGGCCGGTTTGTTCACGGATAAAGTCACCAGCCTGTTGTTCACCCGAATAATCGGCAATACTTATAAAACGCTTAATTGTAGCCGGACGATAAAGAAGACCGCTGATTAATAACAACGCACCTACTACTCCAACGCCCGCCAGTACAAACCGGTAGGGTAATTTCCGGTTACGGGACTCATACTGCCCAAGCCATAGATCGGCCATAAAGCCCAAGTGCAACACAAAGAAAACTGCAGCCGGAAAAAAGTAATGACTGGCCTGCGTTTTCAGCATGGCTACACAGGAAAACACAGCCAGCAGCAGGGCCAGCCACAAAGCCGGTGTTTGCCGATACACATTTCGGTAAGGCGGCTGCCATACCAGCACAAACGAAACAGCCAGCAACAGCAACAGCCAACTTATTTTGATCAGAAATTTGACCAGAAAAATCGTGTGGGATGGATAACCGCCAAACGGATAAATATAGGTCCACTCCAGATGGTCGTCTAATCGATTGGTAGCGTAAAAATAGAGTGCAGACAACCCTAGAGGCAGTACGAAGCCCAACAAAACCAGCATTCCCCGGCCAACCATTGACCAGAATGTGAGTCGTCCTGCGAACCAAAGCAGAAGAATAAATGCCCCAAACCCTACGACATAAAAAGCGGCTACACTTTTGAAGCACATGGCAATGCCCAGCAAAACGCCAGCCCCCAGCCAACGCAGGTTGGCAGATCCTTTGTTGCCAACAGCCAGGGCAAATGCATTTAGCCCAAAGATGGCAATCCAGCTTTCGGGTTCCAGAAAATTCATTTCCATGAATGCACAACAGGCCGCCGTCAGCCCAACCGTAACGAGCGCTACCCGTTCACCAAACAGACGTGCCGCCCGCCAGGCCGATAGCAAAACACCTGTGGCCAACAGTGTTATCAGGGCCGAAACACTGACGTGGTTGTAGCCACCCAGCAAATTCAGCAACACATTGGTCGATGAATAGAGCAGATAAGATTTCGACGGAATGAAGTCATACAAGGCATATCCCTCATTGAGCGAGCGTGCTATTACCAGATATTCATAGGCATCGTAACCATAGCCAGAGTTATAGGCGAATAAAAAAAAGAGCGGACAGAATAGGGCAAGAAATAAAAAAAGTCGCGTCATAGAAGGTCAAAACGGTGCCGGACAAGTTACCAGCCAGCCAACAAATGTACTGGTTTACGCACTAGCTACCAGCTTGAAAATGCCTTTTTATTGCCCACTCGCTCACTCAAAGGCACGGTAGAGTACAACAAATCAGGCCGAAATCTCTTTTCATCTGTTTATACTTCACCAGTCTATTTTTTGCTTTCGGCATTGAAAAAACGGCATTCAGCCAAATAGTTTTTCGCGTATAACTCTATGGACTCAACTTTGACTCGCTAATTAAAAATCACATGAAAGCCCTGCTACTCTCTTTACTCATCGTTAGCGCGACAACATCATTCGCCCAAACGCCTACTGTTCCTACCGCGCCTGCCAGCGGGACGGTAGCCGCTCCGGCAAGCAACCCGACCCCTATCGTTACCCCAGCGGCCCCGGCAGTGTCCGATCCGTTTGGCAAAACGCCAACCGATACTACGCCCACCAGCTTCACCGCACCTGGTGGCCCAACAATGATTCAGGCACCCGGCACACAGCCACAACCGGCAGCAACGACTTCAGAAGCCGAGCCCATTGCCCGCGGAAACGGCAAAATTACGGGTACGTTAATTGACTCGACCTCCAACAAACCCGTTGAGTTCGCTACCATTGCCTTACTAAATACCGCGACCAACAAACCCATCGACGGAACAACAGCCGATGCCAAAGGTCAGTTTACGATTGGCAAACTGGCTCCCGGAAAATATCGCCTTCAGTACTCGTTCATTGGTTATAAAGACAAGCGTAGCGCCCTGATTACAGTTGACCGGGGTAGCGCAATAAACGTTGGCTCGGTTAAACTTTCTGCCGATGTTCGGACATTGAACGAGGTAAACGTGGTAGGTCAGGCGGCTATGATCGAAGAGAAAGTAGACCGGCTGGTGTATAACGCAGATAAAGATATTGCCGCCAAAGGGGGCGACGCCGGTGATATTCTTCGCAAAGTACCGATGCTGTCGGTCGATCTGGATGGCAACGTTAGTCTGCGCGGAAGCGCCAATGTAACGGTACTGATCAATAACAAACCATCGACTATTGTAGCCAGTAGTGTTGCCGATGCGTTGAAGCAGATTCCGGCCGACATGATCAAAACTGTGGAAGTAATCACCTCGCCATCGGCTAAATACGATGCAGAAGGCTCAGCCGGTATCATTAACATCGTTACCAAGAAAACAACGTTACAGGGTGCCACACTCGATGTGAACGGGGGCGGTGGCAACCGGGGAAGTAACCTCGGCCTGAACGGTAACTACCGTACCGGCAAAATGGGCTTCTCGTTAAGTGGATTTGGCCGGGCAGAATATAATGTGAAAGGTGCCTTTGCCAACGATCAGACGACCCGCAACTACGATGCCGCGACTAACACCTACTCGGCCAGTACACGGACAATTCAAACTGCCCAGACGCAAAGACAGAATCTGTTTGGCAACTATCAGTTGGGTTGGGATTATGATATCGACAAGCGTACGTCACTTACCGCCAGTATTCGGTACGGCGCCCGCAATGGCATAAATAATCAAAATAACCTGCTGACGCAGACAACGTCTCCGCTAAGCTACTTCCCGACAATAAGCGACCGGAACGTAAAAACCACTGATTTGTCGGGAACGGTAGATGCCAACCTGACCTACACAAAGACCTTTAAACCTCAGAAAGAATTTAGTATTCTGGCCTTGTTCAGTCGGAATAACCGCACCAATAATTTCGTATCGGACATTTTGGGCGGCACCGATTTCCAGACAATTACATCACGAATCAAAAACGATAACCTGAGTTACAACCAGGAATCTACACTCCAGATAGATTACCAGACACCCATCAAAACCAATCAGTTAATTGAGTTTGGTGTTAAAGGTATTTTCCGGAAAGCGAACAGTGACTACCAGTACTACCTCGCTAGTGGCGACACGGGTGATTTTGTACAGGATAACACCCGGCCAGCCAACACGCTGTTTTACAATCAGAACATTGCGGCTTCTTACCTGTCCTATACGATGACAACCAAGAATAAATACACCATTAAAGCCGGGGCACGTTACGAATACACGATGATTGACGCCCGTTTCAGCAACGAATCAACGGGAACCGCAACAGACATTCCGAATTATGGAACCCTGGTTCCAAGCATCAACGTCTCGAAAAGTCTGAAAGGCGGCAAGATCATTAAACTGGCCTACAACCGCCGGATTCAACGGCCGGGTATTCAGTTCCTGAACCCGAACGTTAACTCGGCCAACCCAACCAATATATCCAAAGGTAACCCATTGCTATCGCCGGAATTCACCGACAATCTTGAGTTCAGCACCAGCGCGAACATTAAAGGATTGTACCTGAACGGGTCTTTGTTTGCCCGTCGGACGAATGGTGAAATCACGGCCGTTCGCGATGTAATCCAGCAGCCCGTTGGCGACCCGACTAATCAGGTTTTCCAGCAGGTCATTCAAACCACGTATCAAAACGTTGGTCATCAGGATGCATACGGTATCAACCTGTTTGGTAACGGAACCTTATTCCGTAAACTTCAACTTGGTGGTGGCCTCGACCTGTATCATGTTAGCCTGACGAATAATAACGCAAATCCAGTTTATTCGGCTTCCAATTCGGGTCTGGTCATTGCCGGACGTATTATGAGCAGTCTGTCGCTCAGCAACGGTTGGGGATTCCAGTTGTTCGGTGGTGGTCGCGGCAAACAGGTGCAATTACAGGGGTATCAAAGTGCCATGTATTTTTACAGCCTGGGTATGCGGAAAGAGTTCAATGATAAGAAAGCAAGCTTAGGGCTGGCTGTTGAGAATATCTTCAACCACCCATTTGTCCAAAATTCCGAACTGTCATCGCCCATCCTGTCTCAGAATTCGCAAACGAGCTTTTACAACGCCGGTGTTCGGTTGACTTTCAGCTACAAACTTGGCAAGATGAGCTTCGATGCACCACAAAAACGCAAAAAGTCAATCGATAACGACGATGTTAAAGGCGACGGCGGTGGTGATAACCAGCAGCAGGCAGCCCCCGCAGCAGCCCCAGCAGGTGGCGGTACCCGGACGGGCGGAGGACGGCCCCGCTAATACCAAAAATTTACGCCCTGCCATGTAGCATGACAGGGTTCATGATAATTAGATTAGGTTGGTGATCAATCCCTCTTGCTTTGCAGGAGGGGTTTCTTGTTTTTACATATTTCATTTACATTTACTTGTACATTTCCTCCCTTCACGTTTCTTATGAAATCAAAAAATCTGGTTAGCCTTTCGGTTGCCGCTGTATTTTTCGTACTGGCCATTACGGGTCTCTTAATTTATTTTGGACAAGGTTCTCACGTTGTTGAGCATACCCATGCCTGGTTTGGCGTTCTTTTTGTTGCCGCTGCGATATTCCACATCATGAATAACTGGGCATCGATTGTAGGTTATTCCAAAAATCGACGGACGGGAGGTATTCAAAAAGAACTTGTTGTTCCAGTTGTTATTGTAGCCATTTTCGCGCTCGGTATTGGCTTTGACTTACCCGTTTTCGGGAAACTGGCCAATTTTGGAAAAGGATTATTTAAGGGCGAACGGCCACGTGGTGGGCCTATGGAACAAACAAAAGTCGATTCTATTGCCAACGCCGTTGAAACAGCCTATGCCACGGCCTATACCAAAGGCGACACGGGTGCATTGGCAAAATTATTGCCCATTAAAACGTCTCTCCTGACCGAAGCCGGCACCATTTTGAGCGGTTCAGATATTCAGAAGAATATACTGAAACGGACAGCTCCGGAAGTCGTAAAAACGAAAGTTGACCGTGCCGAATCGCTCGATGAGCGCACAATCCTGGTGTATGGCACGTCCACAAACTCTACAACCACATCGCCGACTGTTTTCTCGCACCTCTTGAAAGAGCAGGACAAAAAGTGGACAATCATAGCGGCTCAGCGCGCCTTTCCTGCGGTGCAGTAGGTAATCGACATTGCCGCAATTTTATGAAACAGGCATACTGGCTATTTTATCGGATAGACATTATCTGCCCGATTGTGTAAATAGACATGCCGCTTCGTTATCGATAACGAAGCGGCATGTCTATTTGGTGAGTATAGAAACAATGTACTTGTCTTCGCCAAACTAGCGGTAGGTCCAACCAGGTATTTGAGATAAATCAGTGAGAAGCAATGAGCCTTGATATACTATTGACGCTGGATACCATTGAGGTACTGGAAAACTACATTGATAAAGTTCGACCGATCGAAGAGCTTCGGGATCAGGTTGATGTAGCTTACAAAATAGAAAACCAGAGTATTATTATTTATGAGATCAGGCCCCGGTTTAATCAGCCTGACCAAACGTTTGAATCAGCCATTGCTAAAGCTACGTTTGTGAAAGCGACAGATTGCTGGAAAGTATTTTGGCAACGGGCTGATTTAAAATGGCATACTTATAAACCAAAACCTATTGTAAAGACAATCAAGGAGTTTGTGACCCTGGTCGAAAAAGATGAACACTATTGTTTTTGGGGATAATTACCGGCGGCTGGCTTATACAGGCATAAAGCGTAATCCAAAAAATAAAAAAGTAGCGACAATGAAATAAAAGACGGCCGCTAAACTACACTTAACCCGGCACAGTTTACCCAAATCAGTATAAACGGCCTCGTGCAGAAAACTGCTAAACATAGCGAGCTGTAAGACAATCGAAATACCAAAGAATATAAGCTTCATGGCCGGGGGTTGCAAATATAAAGTTTGATCAAATAGAACTACTTGTTTACAGATTTACGTACACACATTGCAATGAGATAATAAAGTTACATACGTACATTTATATAGTCAATACTTGCACGAAAAATTAGTTGTTTTTACTCAGGCTAAAACTACTCAATGCTCGGATTGCTTTCCGGTTGAATTGAGATCATGAAACACACATTCAATTTATTTATGCAACGTTGAATTCCTTTTGTACAGGGACCTACATGCCCGGCCAACGTGACTTCTGTTACCGAAATACACCCATTCATAATGTGCTTATATAGTTTTATCACACGAATGGGCAGGGCATACTGATGGTTACCCCGGCCGTTACAAACCCCGGCCAGACCATTGAGCAGTTCACCATGATTGTGATAAGTAGTGAAGACAGGACTTTATTTCACTTTCCCTTTCAAACCATACCCGAGTGCGACGAGCAATAACACCAGAGATAAGAAGCCTAAAGCGGTGGATAAGGAAAACTGTTGAGCAACAAAACCCAGTATCGCCGGGCCTGCCAGCAGACCGGTATAACCGATCGTCGTTAGCGCCGATATACTGACCGTTGGCGCAACACCAGGTATCGTACCGGCGGCACTGAAGAATATTGGCACAATATTGGCCACCCCCAACCCCAGTAGTACAAAGCCAACCAGTGCCCCATAAATCCATGGACTCATTATGGCCATCAGCAAGCCTACTGCACCAAGTAAACAGCCTCCCACAACGACCGTTTTGCTGTTCAGGCGTGCCACTAATTTATCGCCCACCAAGCGCATTGTGGCCATAGCAACCGAAAAGGCGGCATAGCCCGCCCCTGCCAACTCCGGTTCAATTCCTTTGGTGTCCCGCAGAAAGATGGCACTCCAGTCGAGAATGGCCCCTTCTGCCAGAAAAATAGCAAAGCACATGATGCCCAAAAATAAGACACTGCCGTGCAACCAGCCGAATCGCTGCTTACCCTGTGTTGGCTTGTCGGCTATCGTTGAGAACCGGGCAATAATCCCTCGCTCTGCAGCAGCCCCAAATAAGTACTTGTATTGGGTAAGGGTAATGATTATCATCAGCGCGGCAATACTGACAATGGCATAGATCGGGTTAAGTCCCAGCTTAATTAAAAAACCTAACCCCAGAGAACCAAACAGCCCTCCTACGCTAAAGAGGCCATGTAAGGACGACATGATGGGTCTCTCATACAGGTTCTGTACTTGAACACCGTGCGCATTCATCGCTACATCGACGGAACCAACCCCAGCACCAAAAATGAATAGTGCAAGAGCCATAGCAACGGGAGAGGTCAGAATGAGCAACAACGGTAGCGAAAGAGCCATGACCAACACGGCAGCCGTCATGACAAGGCGGCTACCCAAACTGCTCACCAGCCAACCCGAGGTAGGCATCATCAGCATGGCCCCGGCGCCTAATAGCAGCAATAATAGCCCCAGGTTAGCGTCGTTCAAGGCTAAACGGTCTTTGGCATAAGGCACCATGGGCGCCCAGCTAGCCATACCCAGCCCGCACACCAGAAATATCAATTGGGTAGCCCTGCGGGCCTCACGAATATGATCTGAAGGTATAGTTACATTCATAAAGTAAAGAAGTTGAGTATAAACCTAATCAATAGGGGTTAGCGGATGCTTGCCGTCAGTTTTTCTTTTTCTGCCACAGGCATAAGAGGTGGCACCAGATTAACTACTTCATTCAGCAAACCACTACGGAGGTTAAATACCCAACCATGCAAACTTGGTATTTTATGGTTAGCCCACATAGTTTGCACGCTTGCGGTTTCAACCAGATGATTGACCTGCTCAAGCACATTTAATTCTACCAGCCGATCAAACCGGGCATGGTCATCCGCTATCTGGTCTAACTCAGCCTGGTATTTGTCCCGGACATTCTTGATGTTGACGAGCCACTGATCGATCAAGCCTAGCTTTTTGCCCGCCATAGCCGCTTTCACGCCCCCACATTCGTAATGACCGCAGACAATAACATGCTGCACCTTAAGGACTTCTACTGCATACTGAACAACGCTTAGTATGTTCAGATCACCTGGAACGACCATATTGGCAATGTTTCGATGAACGAACATTTTGCCCGGATCAGCTCCTGCTATATGTTCGGCCGACATACGACTATCTGAGCAGCCAATCCACAAAAAGTCTGGCTTTTGGTCATGCGACAACACATCGAAGTAGCCATCGTTGAGCTCAAGTCGATCTTGCTAACACTAACTTCGGAGCCAGATAATGAGCCAACAATAAGTCCGCCAACAATACCCGCGATCAAACCGGCGAGCGAAGGTGCCCCTGAAGCTAATGCAATGCCCAGACACAGCGGTAGCGACGCAAAAAAAACGGATAGTCCAGCCGTCAAATCGCCCGACAAATAATCTGGCCGGTACTGTTGAAGTGTCTTGAATGGATTAGTGAATGGCATTCGTCTTGTGAGTTTTGTATCTCAAACTGATTTATATACGGTGATACACCAGAAAACTAATCTCAAGTTATAGCCCCATAGCTAGCTGTTGCCTGTACGTCAACAAGCTAACGACTATAACAAACCGTTTTATGAGTTAAATCAGCCCCTAAATAGATGCATTATTATTTACAAAACCACGACAGATTAAAAAGTAATTAAAATAACTTAATTGAACATTATGAACATGCTGTTAGAACGGTTTCCACCGTGAGGCTCTCCAGCGATGGAGCTACCAGATCGGCTTGCGCGAGTGTATCGGGAGAGCCAAGACCAACCACAAACATGCCACCCCGTTTACCGGCTTCAACGCCTGCCACAGCGTCCTCGAATACCACACATTCTGCCGGACTTACGCCCAGTTCAGCGGCTCCTTTCGTGAACACTTCCGGGTCGGGCTTACCCTTGCTGATCTTGGTACCGTCGATGATAGCTTCGAAGGCGTCGGTCATGCCGATACGTTCCAGAATAAGGGGGGCGTTTTTACTGACGGAGCCAAGTGCGGTTTTTAATCCGGCCTGGCGAACCTGCGAGAAAAAAGTAGCCACGCCCGGCAGGATATCGTTGGATGACATGCGGCTGACGAGTTCGAGGTACCAGTCATTTTTCTGAGCGGCCAATTCGGTCTTTTTCTCGTCGGACAGGGTCAGGCCGCCATGAGCCAGAATGAGGTCGAGGGAATCGGTACGGCTAACCCCTTTGAGCCCTTCGTTAAATTCTTCGGAAATATCGAAACCAAGTTCGTTGGCCAGCCGTTTCCAGGCCTGGTAATGGTAAATGGCGGTGTCGACAATGACCCCATCGAGGTCGAAAAGGAATGCTTTTATCTGACTCATTTGTGCGTTATCTGCTGAATAAGGCCCAAAGGTAGGCAGATTTAGACAAGTGCAGCCACAGTCTTATGCCCGGCCAGTCGCAAAAAATGTACACCTATAATAAGTACCCACACCAACCAGAGCGTACTCCCCAACAATCCCGCCAGATGCCAAACTGGAAAGCCGGGTATAACTGTTGCGAACAAATCGCCCTGCGCCAGCAAATAAATGGCCGATGCACCATAGGCAAACCAGCTTGTCCATTTTGGGAATAACCTCAGCGTGTTAAAAGCCGACGCGATCATGACTGTCCAGGCAATCGTCAGCAATTGACCCAGATGCTCGCCCAGCATAACCCCGCCGTATTGGTGAATTGTCTGAAATGCCACGACACTGGCCGCCCGGATA contains:
- the pgmB gene encoding beta-phosphoglucomutase — encoded protein: MSQIKAFLFDLDGVIVDTAIYHYQAWKRLANELGFDISEEFNEGLKGVSRTDSLDLILAHGGLTLSDEKKTELAAQKNDWYLELVSRMSSNDILPGVATFFSQVRQAGLKTALGSVSKNAPLILERIGMTDAFEAIIDGTKISKGKPDPEVFTKGAAELGVSPAECVVFEDAVAGVEAGKRGGMFVVGLGSPDTLAQADLVAPSLESLTVETVLTACS
- a CDS encoding MFS transporter, producing MNVTIPSDHIREARRATQLIFLVCGLGMASWAPMVPYAKDRLALNDANLGLLLLLLGAGAMLMMPTSGWLVSSLGSRLVMTAAVLVMALSLPLLLILTSPVAMALALFIFGAGVGSVDVAMNAHGVQVQNLYERPIMSSLHGLFSVGGLFGSLGLGFLIKLGLNPIYAIVSIAALMIIITLTQYKYLFGAAAERGIIARFSTIADKPTQGKQRFGWLHGSVLFLGIMCFAIFLAEGAILDWSAIFLRDTKGIEPELAGAGYAAFSVAMATMRLVGDKLVARLNSKTVVVGGCLLGAVGLLMAIMSPWIYGALVGFVLLGLGVANIVPIFFSAAGTIPGVAPTVSISALTTIGYTGLLAGPAILGFVAQQFSLSTALGFLSLVLLLVALGYGLKGKVK
- a CDS encoding carbonic anhydrase produces the protein MSAEHIAGADPGKMFVHRNIANMVVPGDLNILSVVQYAVEVLKVQHVIVCGHYECGGVKAAMAGKKLGLIDQWLVNIKNVRDKYQAELDQIADDHARFDRLVELNVLEQVNHLVETASVQTMWANHKIPSLHGWVFNLRSGLLNEVVNLVPPLMPVAEKEKLTASIR
- a CDS encoding SulP family inorganic anion transporter, whose translation is MPFTNPFKTLQQYRPDYLSGDLTAGLSVFFASLPLCLGIALASGAPSLAGLIAGIVGGLIVGSLSGSEVSVSKIDLSSTMATSMCCRMTKSQTFCGLAAQIVVCRPNI